A genomic region of Bradyrhizobium sp. ORS 278 contains the following coding sequences:
- a CDS encoding ABC transporter substrate-binding protein — MSERVSAISASASLSLDRRRFLTTSAALAAGLGAPSLLGTRKALAAGLKTVRFSEAVHNLGYINLYVGMHAGIFKKNGLDMQVSAAGGDTQTFAAVLGGSADFAIGDATMAQISRENGGPGVVVGTVVQRAHYFGVSKTLEPITDPKGFKGLKIVTSPEPNTNYSVAKRLLEKAGMKVGVDATIVPVNPGTEIAAMLAGQADIAIAYQPSVAAAEAQGAKVVFDFSNYIGPFCNTGIMVLPTTIQKDPEMVQALVTSFEEASRKTYADPAFSKEVARKEFPDLPGEVVDKAIDAELKYLIPAQSVITKTDQWANLMEMQVYLGNAKGSVPFDQIIDNSFAEKAIASLK; from the coding sequence ATGAGCGAACGTGTCTCGGCAATATCTGCGAGCGCGAGCCTGTCCCTCGATCGACGGCGCTTTCTGACAACATCGGCCGCACTGGCCGCGGGACTCGGAGCGCCCTCGCTCCTGGGAACCCGTAAGGCATTGGCGGCCGGCCTGAAGACGGTCCGCTTCAGCGAGGCCGTGCACAATCTCGGCTACATCAATCTCTACGTCGGCATGCATGCCGGCATCTTCAAGAAGAACGGCCTGGACATGCAGGTCAGCGCCGCCGGCGGCGACACGCAGACCTTCGCCGCCGTGCTCGGCGGCTCCGCAGATTTCGCCATCGGCGATGCGACGATGGCGCAGATTTCGCGCGAGAATGGCGGGCCCGGTGTGGTCGTCGGCACGGTGGTGCAGCGCGCGCATTATTTCGGCGTCTCCAAGACGCTGGAGCCGATCACCGATCCCAAGGGCTTCAAGGGTCTCAAGATCGTGACCTCGCCCGAGCCCAACACCAACTACAGCGTCGCCAAGCGCCTGCTCGAGAAGGCGGGCATGAAGGTCGGCGTCGACGCGACGATCGTTCCCGTCAATCCCGGCACCGAGATCGCCGCGATGCTCGCCGGGCAGGCCGACATCGCCATCGCCTATCAGCCGAGTGTCGCGGCGGCGGAAGCGCAGGGCGCCAAGGTGGTGTTCGACTTTTCCAACTATATCGGCCCGTTCTGCAACACCGGCATCATGGTGCTGCCGACCACGATCCAGAAGGATCCGGAGATGGTCCAGGCGCTGGTGACCTCGTTCGAGGAGGCCTCGCGAAAGACCTATGCCGATCCAGCCTTCTCGAAGGAGGTGGCCCGCAAGGAATTCCCGGATCTGCCCGGCGAAGTCGTTGACAAGGCGATCGATGCCGAGCTGAAATATCTCATCCCGGCGCAGTCGGTGATCACCAAGACCGATCAGTGGGCCAACCTGATGGAGATGCAGGTCTATCTCGGCAATGCCAAGGGCTCGGTCCCGTTCGATCAGATCATCGACAACTCGTTTGCAGAAAAGGCGATCGCCAGTCTCAAATGA
- a CDS encoding peroxiredoxin produces the protein MLGIGSKLPSFEIVGVKPGFHLQEEKGESAFETLTEASFPGKWKIIFFYPKDFTFVCPTEIAEFARLSKDFADRDAVVLGGSTDNEFCKLAWRRDHKDLHKLPIWQFADTKGSLVDGLGVRSPDGVAYRYTFIVDPDNTIQHVYATNLNVGRAPKDTLRVLDALQTDELCPCNREVGGETLKVA, from the coding sequence ATGCTCGGAATTGGAAGTAAGCTGCCGTCGTTCGAAATCGTCGGTGTGAAGCCTGGTTTTCATCTGCAGGAGGAGAAGGGCGAGAGCGCCTTCGAGACCCTGACCGAAGCCAGCTTTCCCGGAAAGTGGAAGATCATCTTCTTCTATCCGAAGGACTTCACCTTCGTCTGCCCGACCGAGATCGCGGAGTTCGCGCGGCTGTCGAAGGACTTTGCCGACCGCGACGCGGTCGTGCTCGGCGGCTCCACCGACAACGAGTTCTGCAAGCTGGCCTGGCGTCGCGACCACAAGGATCTGCACAAGCTGCCGATCTGGCAGTTCGCCGACACAAAGGGCTCCCTGGTCGACGGCCTCGGCGTGCGCTCGCCGGATGGCGTCGCCTACCGCTATACGTTCATCGTCGATCCGGACAACACCATCCAGCACGTCTACGCGACCAACCTCAATGTCGGCCGCGCGCCGAAGGACACGCTGCGCGTGCTCGACGCGCTGCAGACCGACGAGCTCTGCCCGTGCAACCGCGAGGTCGGCGGCGAGACCCTGAAGGTCGCTTGA